In Armatimonadia bacterium, the DNA window CGATGACCACTTTGGCACCACACTCGGCAAAATGCCGGCTGCAGCCCTCGCCGATGCCGGAGGTTCCACCAGTGACCAGGATTGCTTTGCCCGAGATGGACATGGGTGCACCTTCCTGTCTGCCTGCCCTCCGGCGCCTAGGGCGCCAGACCGGCGGCTATTCGTGTGCGAACATCATGAACTCGAACACGGCGCCATCCTTGAGGACGGAGGCCACCGTCAGGCCCGCATAGGGCTCGAAGGGCTCGAGGAGGACCTCCTGGCCCGCGAGTTCCGCCTCGAGGTCGTCGGTCTCGAAGGCCATGTGGGGGAGCTCGCGCAGTGGCCCCGAGACGGGTGAGTCGGGCTCATAGCGCAGGAACTCCACCTTATACGGGTGGTCGTCCCAGGCGGTGACCCACACCTTGGTGGCAGGCACGTAGGTCTCGTTGGGCTGCTTGTCGTCGGTGGGTAGGCCGATGTGGTTGAACTTACGCATGGGGGCCTCCTTCGGTAACCGGGCATTGATAGGCACGGATGCTTGCCCTAGACGGTATATGCCAGGGCGCTGTCGGCGATGCGGCAGAAGTCATACTGCGGGTCATAGCCCAGCATCGAACGGGCTTTGCTGATGTTGATGGCGAAGGAATGGTAGCCCGGGCAGGCGACCTCCACCGTCGGGATACCCGTCTTCTGGGACAGGTACTCAGCCGCGACGCGGTACTCGAAGGGAGCCGGCGCCGCGATGTTGAAGGAGTGACCCAGAGCCGAGGGGTTCGCGAACATCAGGCCAAAGGCCTGCAGGAGATCCTCGATGTGTACGATGTGGCGGTGATAGGGCACGCCGTCGGCCTCGGTCAGGATGGGGATACGCTCCTGGCCCGCCTTCACCAGGTCCAGAAGGTGGTCTGCCACCTGCCCGAAGCCGTGGCCGGGCTCGGCGGGATCCACGTTCCTGAGCAGCGAGAAGTGCCGCAGCAGGTCATCCTTCTCGAAGACCCAGGAGGAGCGCAGAATGGAGAAGGGCACCCCGTACTGGTAGGCATACTGCTGGGTCATCACCTCCTCCATCACCTTGGTGAAGGCGTAGTAGCCGGGGTATGCCATCAGGGGGTGACTCTCATCAATGGGCGTGGGTTGCGGGTAGAACCAGATGCCGAAGGCCGCATCGCCGCCCAGGAGCAGGAGCTGCTGCGTACCCTCGAAGCGGCAGGCCTCCAGGATGTTCAGCGTTCCCCGCACGCTCACATCGAAGAAAGTCTCCGGGGCTTCCTTCGTGGTGGCAAGCTGGATGACGGCGTCGGTGCCCGAGACAACCTCCCTCACCGC includes these proteins:
- a CDS encoding NAD(P)-dependent oxidoreductase, whose protein sequence is VAVFGGSGKIGRHVVPWLVEHGYAVRALVHRSPVAGEGVVSVPGSIADAAAVREVVSGTDAVIQLATTKEAPETFFDVSVRGTLNILEACRFEGTQQLLLLGGDAAFGIWFYPQPTPIDESHPLMAYPGYYAFTKVMEEVMTQQYAYQYGVPFSILRSSWVFEKDDLLRHFSLLRNVDPAEPGHGFGQVADHLLDLVKAGQERIPILTEADGVPYHRHIVHIEDLLQAFGLMFANPSALGHSFNIAAPAPFEYRVAAEYLSQKTGIPTVEVACPGYHSFAINISKARSMLGYDPQYDFCRIADSALAYTV